The Clostridiales bacterium genome includes a window with the following:
- a CDS encoding carbohydrate-binding protein has product MRFWDFLFGKNNNSEIATEITPNSPNLINLYTENGISIRVNENSFTIYYNGILAQKGALNINLLTGYGDINNWTNVTSYTMKNNGDKTFEVDIPRLTNTRLNLVFNDGIDNWDNNQGQNYSFLC; this is encoded by the coding sequence ATGCGCTTTTGGGACTTTCTTTTTGGCAAAAATAACAACTCTGAAATCGCAACTGAAATAACACCAAATTCACCAAATTTAATTAATTTATACACTGAAAATGGTATATCTATTCGTGTAAATGAAAATTCATTTACTATTTACTACAATGGTATCCTTGCACAAAAAGGCGCCTTAAATATAAATCTTTTAACAGGTTATGGTGATATTAACAACTGGACAAACGTCACATCGTACACCATGAAAAATAACGGTGATAAAACTTTTGAAGTGGATATACCCCGTTTAACAAACACAAGATTAAATTTAGTCTTCAATGACGGAATAGATAATTGGGACAATAA